The stretch of DNA TGTTCCCGCGTTCAACGCCGCCGAGACCTCGGCCAGCCACGACAACGCACTCGGCGCACCCGGCGGCGGGCCGGCCTCCGCGTCGACAGCGCCGGGATCGTCGGCGTGTGAAGCGTCACCCGATTCGGCGGCGGCATCCTCCGCATCCGTAGCAGCAGCGGCAATAGCAGCAGCGGCAGCGGCAGCAGCGGCAGCAGCGGCAGTAGCAGCAGCGGCAGCAGCGTCAGCGGCCACAGCAGCCTCGGCGGCATCCGCGGTGTCGGCGAGCATCACGCCCAGGCTGACCAGTTTCACAGCGTCGGCGTGGGTCGTTCCGGCGGTGCGTTCGATCATCGACTCCGGGCTGCCAAAGCCGTGCCGCCGGGCCAGGCCCCGCTGACCGAACTCGGGCTTCGATCGAAGCGCGATCTCGCCGGCCGCCCACACCGCGTAACTGTCGACCTGTCGCCGTAGCGTCGCAATCAGACCCTGCGCCCCGAGCAACTCGGCGTCGGAGAGCCCGTGGAACGCGGCCACACCATCACCGAGCCGGGCGACCGCTGCGGCGGATTCCCTGAGTCGATCGGTGAGTTTTTCCATACCCCCACTCTAAAACTTTGCGCAGATGAATACGAGCAAATCTCAGGATCTGTGCATAAGTCATCGAACATTTATCTGGGGAGGAGCGCCGCCCGGTCGAGCCCTCGCCCCGCCTGTCGGTTGACGACGATAACGCGTCCCATGAGGTACACGGCAGTCAGCAGAACTGCCCCGACCCAGCGGAACGGGCGCACGAAACCGAGACTGCGCAGTCGACGGTAGTCGAAAACAGCAGGCACGATAGGCACCGCCCGATCAGCTAACCACAGAGCATCGTGACGCGATAGCTCTCACTCGGCATGACCGTTCCGCACGCGTTCCCCACCGAGTCTCCGCTGGCATCGAACGCAACAAGCACGGGAACGAGAAGTAGAGGCAGGAGGGTGATCACCCCGATCAGTGGGCCAGAGATCGGAGTCGCTGCCGTGAGTGCCGGGCGGCCCGATGCCGGGTCAACGATGTCCACGGCATCCTTCACGTGTTCGGTCCGCTCGGAACCGTCCCCCTAACGCTGGCGGGTCGTCCCGGCGTGCTCGACGTACCATCCTGGCGCTGCAGCCATCGACTCCCCTGTTCACGCGCCCACCATCGAGCGCCTTCCCCCACGATGGGCGGCCTCACTCGGCCGTGATACCCGTTAGACCCTGATACCCGCTAGTACGTCGGCATCATTTCGACCACAGCGATCATTGCACCGACAATCTTCGTCGAAATGACCACGATGTCCACAACGAAGACGGCGATCATCACCCAAATCGGCGTCAGTCCACGCCCCGCCTGCTTCTTCACGACCACCGAACGGCCGATGATGTAGACGGCACTGGACAGAAACGTCCACGCCCAGTGGAACGGTCGCACATACCCGAGAGCGCGCAGGCGCCGAGAGTCGAAAACGGCACACACCACGGTCGCCGCGTACAACAGCCAGCTGATCGCCTGAAGGGCGATGTAGCCCCCATCGAAAATCAACTCTCCCGACATCGACGCCATCAGGTAGGCCTCGATGTCCCAGGCCAGAATCGCCGGCACAGTGATGAGCGGAAGAAGCACGATCAGCCAGATCAAGGGTCCATACACGGGAGTCGTTCCATCGACGGCCGGTCGGGCCACGGCAAAAACGTTCGGTGTCGAATCCTGAACATGCTCGGTCCACCCGGTGCCGTCCCACCACCGTTGGCGAGTCGATCCCTCGGCTTCGGCGTACCAGCCCGGTGCTGCAGTCATTGTTTCCCCCTCGGAGCGACAGTCGGCGTCGCGCACGTCACGATCACTTTACCTGCCTCACCGGGAGAAGGAATCATCTCCGCACACCGCGCAGAACCGGTCGTGGTTGAACGGCTGCCATCGGGCCGAAGGCGCGGGAACGCCGGTGAGCAGCGATAGATCAGCACTCACGCGTTCGACAGTGGAGACCGACAAGCTGTCGGCAAACGCTGGAATCTGAATCACCGAGCCCATGAGGTAGCGCAGCGCGCTCTCGCTCGCGCCTGAAGCGAGCGTACGGATCTCCTGCGGGCGGATCTCCTGCGGGCGGATCTCCTGCAGCGCATCGGCGAGGAGCGTCTCAATCGCCTCAATGGAGTGGCGCAGGCCCTTTTTCTCGGCACGTGTGATCTTCTCGGCACGCGTGATCTTCTCGGCACTGTCCACGCCGGCTTGGCAGTATTCCAGCCACAGTCGGAGCATGCTCATGTGTGTGACGAACGGGCCGAGCCATTCGAACACCACAGTCCAGAATGCGTCGACCGGGTCGTCCGCCTGGGCCGCGGCCCGTCGAATATTCGCGACGTAGCTCTCGGTGAGGCGGCCGTAGGCGCTCTCGACAATCTCGTCGATGCTGTCGAAGTAATAGTGCACGACACTTTTGCTGAATGGCGTCTGATCCACCAGCGCACGCACGGTGCATCCGCTCAGGCCGACTTCCTTCAGCGTCTTCACCGCCGCCACGATGAGCGCCTCTTTTCGATCATCGCGCGAACTCGTGCGTGCGGTCGAATGGTCGGGGTGCGTGGGTTGACGGGATGCGGGCACACCTATACCGTAGGCCACATGTCCAGGACAGTCGACCCGGACAGCTGTCCTGAACGGAGTCGATAACGATGAACCGCACCAACGGCGTGTATCTGCTCGGAGGTTCTC from Leifsonia psychrotolerans encodes:
- a CDS encoding DUF2510 domain-containing protein, producing the protein MTAAPGWYAEAEGSTRQRWWDGTGWTEHVQDSTPNVFAVARPAVDGTTPVYGPLIWLIVLLPLITVPAILAWDIEAYLMASMSGELIFDGGYIALQAISWLLYAATVVCAVFDSRRLRALGYVRPFHWAWTFLSSAVYIIGRSVVVKKQAGRGLTPIWVMIAVFVVDIVVISTKIVGAMIAVVEMMPTY
- a CDS encoding TetR family transcriptional regulator; amino-acid sequence: MPASRQPTHPDHSTARTSSRDDRKEALIVAAVKTLKEVGLSGCTVRALVDQTPFSKSVVHYYFDSIDEIVESAYGRLTESYVANIRRAAAQADDPVDAFWTVVFEWLGPFVTHMSMLRLWLEYCQAGVDSAEKITRAEKITRAEKKGLRHSIEAIETLLADALQEIRPQEIRPQEIRTLASGASESALRYLMGSVIQIPAFADSLSVSTVERVSADLSLLTGVPAPSARWQPFNHDRFCAVCGDDSFSR